One window of Mediterraneibacter butyricigenes genomic DNA carries:
- a CDS encoding pyridoxal-phosphate-dependent aminotransferase family protein: MINFTVGPVQMNEEVRKIGGEEIPYFRTDEFSAVMKANERMFLKSAYAGKNARAVFLTGSGTSAMEATVMHTLSTEDKALVINGGSFGHRFAELCELHNIPYDEIKLQPGKSLQESDLAKYDRKGYSALLVNVHETSTGVHYDLDMIHEFCEKNEIFLIVDAISSFLADEVNMEKWKIDVLIVGSQKALAVPPGIAILGLSERAVDKIEFIETKCMYLDLKNALKNGERGQTPFTPAVGTLLQIHARLKEIDTIGVEKEIGKVKNLAEDFRNRIQDFPLSFFSDSMSNAVTALETQQCSAKKIFQILKDEYQIWICPNGGELADKVFRVGHIGCLTIEDNKRLVEALQDLVKREFLI, translated from the coding sequence ATGATTAATTTTACGGTTGGCCCGGTACAGATGAATGAAGAAGTGCGAAAAATTGGAGGAGAGGAGATTCCGTATTTTCGTACAGATGAATTTTCGGCAGTTATGAAAGCAAATGAAAGAATGTTTTTGAAGAGCGCATATGCAGGAAAGAATGCAAGAGCAGTATTTCTGACGGGATCAGGGACTTCGGCAATGGAAGCAACAGTAATGCATACGTTGTCAACAGAGGATAAAGCGTTGGTTATTAATGGAGGGAGTTTTGGACATAGATTTGCAGAATTGTGCGAACTTCATAATATTCCGTATGATGAGATAAAATTGCAACCGGGAAAATCGCTACAGGAAAGTGACCTGGCAAAGTATGATCGGAAAGGATATTCGGCCTTGCTTGTAAATGTACATGAAACTTCAACGGGTGTACATTATGATTTAGATATGATTCATGAGTTCTGTGAGAAAAATGAAATATTTTTAATAGTGGATGCAATCAGTTCTTTTCTTGCAGATGAAGTGAATATGGAAAAATGGAAAATCGATGTGTTGATTGTGGGTTCCCAGAAAGCGTTAGCCGTACCACCGGGAATTGCTATATTGGGCTTGTCAGAACGGGCGGTGGATAAAATAGAGTTTATCGAAACAAAATGTATGTATTTGGATTTAAAAAATGCATTAAAAAACGGCGAGAGAGGACAAACGCCATTTACACCTGCAGTGGGAACTTTATTACAGATACATGCGCGATTAAAAGAAATTGACACTATTGGTGTGGAAAAAGAAATTGGGAAGGTGAAAAATCTGGCAGAGGATTTTAGAAACAGAATACAGGATTTTCCCTTATCATTTTTTTCAGACTCTATGTCAAACGCGGTAACAGCATTAGAAACACAACAGTGTTCAGCAAAAAAAATATTTCAGATTTTGAAAGACGAATATCAGATCTGGATCTGCCCGAATGGAGGAGAGTTGGCAGATAAGGTTTTCAGAGTGGGACATATTGGCTGTTTGACAATAGAGGATAATAAAAGACTGGTGGAAGCTTTACAGGATCTGGTGAAAAGAGAATTTTTAATTTAA
- a CDS encoding CDP-glycerol glycerophosphotransferase family protein yields the protein MHDYFYIGCTTILRFLLRFFPHRPFHPKRIVFTSYLGKQYSCNPKYICEYIQKHSSDYELVWAFQNPGQFQYLQKQGIKTVKYNSLAFIYLCLSSGYIITNVRDLNHIPFTSRQHVINTWHGGGAYKTVGSSTASQTIAERFRQNIAQKTCLTFLSSSRSFTELTLQKSFHHTGTILECGMPRNDLLINGQRSDIRKKVLEHFQLPEDQHLLIYAPTYRENKAVADYSFDTSAVKQALSQRFGGNWSILFRCHYYLVEEARNLNSDYINASDYPDMQELLYASDILITDYSSSIWDFSFTKRPCFLYATDLDDYEISQGFYTDIHTWPFPLAENNQELLDNILCFDQNLYLHAIQKHHQDLHSFEHGTACQQVLNYIKKTS from the coding sequence ATGCACGATTATTTTTACATAGGCTGTACAACAATTCTCCGGTTTCTGTTACGTTTTTTCCCACACAGACCATTTCATCCAAAACGGATTGTTTTTACAAGTTATCTTGGCAAACAGTATTCCTGCAACCCCAAATACATCTGTGAATATATCCAGAAACATTCTTCAGATTATGAACTTGTCTGGGCATTTCAGAATCCCGGACAATTCCAGTACCTGCAAAAACAGGGAATAAAAACCGTAAAATATAACTCCCTTGCTTTTATTTATCTTTGTTTATCTTCTGGATATATCATCACAAATGTACGCGATCTGAATCACATTCCATTTACATCCAGGCAGCATGTCATAAATACCTGGCACGGTGGTGGCGCATATAAAACCGTAGGTTCTTCCACCGCTTCCCAGACAATTGCCGAACGTTTCCGGCAAAACATTGCTCAAAAAACCTGCTTAACTTTTTTATCAAGTTCCAGATCTTTTACTGAATTAACGCTTCAAAAAAGCTTTCATCACACTGGTACTATTCTTGAATGTGGAATGCCCCGCAATGACCTTCTTATCAATGGACAGCGATCGGATATTCGTAAAAAAGTATTAGAACATTTCCAGCTTCCTGAAGACCAGCATTTATTGATTTATGCACCAACTTATCGCGAAAATAAGGCTGTCGCTGATTATTCCTTTGATACATCTGCTGTGAAACAAGCATTATCACAACGCTTTGGTGGAAACTGGTCCATTTTGTTCCGTTGCCATTATTACCTCGTGGAAGAAGCTCGTAATTTAAATTCTGACTATATCAACGCCTCTGATTATCCAGATATGCAAGAATTATTATATGCTTCTGATATTCTGATTACAGATTATTCTTCATCTATCTGGGACTTTTCTTTTACAAAACGTCCCTGTTTCTTGTACGCCACTGATCTGGATGATTATGAAATTTCTCAAGGATTTTACACCGATATTCATACCTGGCCATTTCCTCTCGCCGAAAACAACCAGGAATTATTAGATAACATTCTATGTTTTGATCAGAACCTCTATTTACATGCCATCCAAAAACATCATCAGGATCTTCACTCTTTTGAGCACGGAACCGCATGTCAGCAGGTACTTAACTATATAAAAAAAACCTCTTAA
- a CDS encoding CDP-glycerol glycerophosphotransferase family protein translates to MMKYLLNQILRLRPRDIPTIFKLLVMWIPGKLYRRRHPDVWVVTEYAENARDNGYWFFKYIRENYPEKEVYYPIKKMASDYTKVAELGNTIEFGGWKHSMLYWAAAKYIGTTKYHGFPDDRICGGFFELKLTRFKYIFLNHGFARGVSGIVSGESTRYDLIIAISELEKKIMVEMNHQDPKKIQAIGFCRHDNLFEKEKEPGLVVVMPTWRRWLDYRHETNKNRIAEIRKDFFQSPYYKEYSRMLNDPEFLEILERENLHLIFYLHGYAQGYAGCFKSPSDRVIIAEKEEYFVQDLLKKAAFLITDYSSVSCDYVYMRKPMVYYQFDAEEFSEKQYAESEYFTYKDQGFGPIATTLKEVEKELLEACRNEFAMKPEYERRTEAFFKYFGNQHCEKTYELVEKL, encoded by the coding sequence ATGATGAAGTATCTGTTGAATCAGATCTTAAGATTAAGGCCACGAGATATTCCAACCATTTTTAAATTGCTGGTGATGTGGATACCGGGAAAACTGTACAGGAGAAGGCATCCTGACGTCTGGGTGGTTACAGAATATGCAGAAAACGCAAGAGATAATGGGTATTGGTTTTTTAAATATATAAGAGAAAATTATCCGGAAAAAGAAGTATACTATCCGATTAAAAAGATGGCTTCGGATTATACAAAAGTTGCTGAATTGGGAAATACGATAGAATTTGGTGGTTGGAAACATTCTATGTTGTATTGGGCGGCAGCGAAATATATTGGAACGACAAAATATCATGGTTTTCCAGATGACAGAATCTGTGGGGGATTTTTCGAACTGAAATTGACAAGATTTAAATATATTTTTTTAAATCATGGTTTTGCAAGAGGTGTATCTGGAATTGTAAGTGGAGAAAGCACCAGATATGATCTGATCATAGCAATCTCAGAGTTGGAAAAGAAAATTATGGTGGAAATGAATCATCAGGATCCGAAAAAGATTCAGGCGATTGGTTTTTGTCGGCATGATAATCTTTTCGAAAAAGAAAAGGAACCAGGTTTAGTGGTAGTAATGCCTACATGGAGGAGATGGCTGGATTATCGCCATGAGACAAACAAAAATCGGATTGCGGAGATAAGAAAGGATTTTTTTCAGTCGCCCTATTATAAAGAATACAGTCGGATGTTGAATGATCCGGAATTTTTAGAGATTTTGGAACGCGAAAATTTACATTTGATTTTTTATCTGCATGGATATGCGCAAGGGTATGCTGGATGTTTTAAATCTCCTTCTGATCGTGTAATTATAGCGGAAAAGGAAGAATATTTTGTACAGGATTTGCTGAAAAAAGCTGCTTTTTTAATTACAGATTATTCATCGGTGTCCTGTGACTATGTTTATATGAGGAAGCCGATGGTGTATTATCAGTTTGATGCGGAAGAATTTTCGGAAAAACAATATGCGGAGAGCGAATACTTTACTTATAAAGATCAGGGATTTGGACCAATAGCAACAACTTTAAAAGAGGTAGAAAAAGAACTTCTTGAAGCATGTAGGAATGAATTTGCTATGAAACCGGAGTATGAAAGAAGAACGGAAGCGTTTTTTAAGTATTTTGGGAATCAGCATTGTGAAAAAACGTATGAATTAGTAGAAAAACTTTGA
- a CDS encoding Gfo/Idh/MocA family oxidoreductase, with the protein MKKVITYGTYDLLHYGHIALLERAKKLGDYLIVGVTSDAFDKNRGKLNVQQSVVERIEAVKATGLADEIIVEEYEGQKISDIKKYGIDIFAIGSDWEGKFDYLKEFCEVVYLKRTEGISSSELRENLNPVIRLGIVGIQNPAERVLKECKYVSGLEVIGIFKDGNSETELCEKYNLKKYQTLVEMLKDVDAVYISAMITEHEKLICDALENNCHVLCESPIFLSEREAISMFDLAKSRQLVLFEAIKTLFFPAFEHLLLIVNSGMIGSVRDMEIACSNIPDDMEKVSEEKYQGSMYDWGSIALAPIIKMLGTEYKNCTLYDYEKNGYNYFTKGTLEYEHATATFKIGKGIKTEGHMVITGTKGYIYVPAPWWKIDYFEIRYEDLRSTKNIFSNMMERAFGMSC; encoded by the coding sequence ATGAAAAAAGTAATTACTTATGGAACCTATGATTTATTACATTATGGCCATATTGCATTGCTGGAACGGGCAAAAAAGCTGGGAGATTATCTGATAGTTGGAGTGACATCGGATGCTTTTGATAAAAACCGTGGAAAACTTAATGTACAGCAATCAGTAGTAGAAAGGATTGAAGCGGTCAAAGCAACAGGGCTTGCGGACGAGATTATTGTAGAAGAGTATGAAGGACAGAAAATTTCAGATATAAAAAAATATGGAATTGATATTTTTGCAATAGGGTCAGATTGGGAAGGAAAATTTGATTATCTGAAAGAATTTTGTGAAGTTGTATATTTGAAAAGAACGGAAGGAATCAGCAGCAGTGAATTGAGGGAAAATTTGAATCCGGTGATTCGACTGGGGATTGTTGGAATTCAAAATCCGGCGGAGCGAGTGCTGAAAGAATGTAAATATGTAAGCGGGCTGGAAGTGATTGGAATTTTTAAAGATGGAAATTCTGAGACAGAATTGTGCGAAAAATACAATCTTAAAAAGTATCAGACTCTGGTGGAAATGCTGAAGGATGTAGATGCAGTATATATTTCCGCAATGATTACAGAACATGAAAAACTGATTTGTGATGCTTTGGAAAATAATTGCCATGTATTATGTGAAAGCCCGATTTTTCTTTCGGAAAGGGAAGCAATTTCAATGTTTGATCTGGCCAAGAGCAGGCAGCTTGTTCTGTTTGAAGCGATTAAAACTCTGTTTTTCCCGGCATTTGAACATCTTTTGTTGATTGTGAACAGTGGGATGATTGGAAGTGTGAGGGATATGGAGATTGCCTGTAGTAATATTCCGGATGATATGGAAAAAGTGAGTGAAGAAAAATATCAGGGGAGCATGTATGATTGGGGAAGTATCGCGTTAGCTCCGATTATCAAAATGCTTGGAACAGAATATAAAAACTGTACGCTTTATGATTATGAAAAAAACGGATATAATTACTTTACAAAAGGAACTTTAGAATATGAGCATGCAACTGCGACCTTTAAGATTGGAAAAGGCATTAAAACCGAAGGGCATATGGTTATAACAGGAACAAAGGGCTATATTTATGTGCCGGCTCCCTGGTGGAAAATTGATTATTTTGAAATCAGATATGAGGATTTGAGAAGTACAAAAAATATTTTTTCCAATATGATGGAGAGGGCTTTCGGTATGAGTTGCTAG
- a CDS encoding NAD-dependent epimerase/dehydratase family protein has product MDVKNLFVAGSMQMEDLEYVVEQHEEDLKKYRNSSVLVSGATGFVGKMLVKTFLLGNRKKNLGIHVIAAIRDQKKAEREFNLLLKEADLELYVGDITEPIDYKGNVDYIFHTASVTTSKTMIEKPVETLNISCEGTKNILELARKKQTKGIVYLSSMEVYGTPDPLLERVTEKELGYVDLTSARSCYPEGKRLCECLCAAYSSEYKLPVRIARLAQTFGAGVSGEDNRVYAQFARSAIHGEDIVLHTAGTSEGNYCYIRDVVAALLLLGTCGSDGEAYNVVNEESHMQIREMAMLVADQVAQGRIKTRIEIPETDCGYAPSVKMHLSGEKLRKLGWKPQIGMRETYERMIADMIAE; this is encoded by the coding sequence ATGGATGTTAAGAATTTATTTGTTGCAGGAAGTATGCAGATGGAAGATCTGGAATATGTAGTAGAGCAACATGAAGAAGATCTGAAAAAATATAGAAACAGTTCGGTATTGGTATCTGGAGCTACCGGATTTGTGGGGAAAATGTTAGTGAAGACATTTCTGCTGGGAAATCGAAAAAAAAATCTGGGAATTCATGTGATTGCTGCGATACGAGATCAGAAAAAAGCAGAAAGAGAATTTAATTTACTTTTGAAGGAAGCGGATTTAGAACTTTATGTAGGAGATATTACAGAGCCAATCGATTATAAAGGAAATGTAGATTACATTTTCCATACGGCAAGTGTGACTACTTCGAAAACAATGATAGAGAAACCGGTGGAAACGCTGAATATTTCCTGTGAGGGGACGAAAAATATATTAGAGTTAGCCAGAAAGAAACAGACCAAGGGAATAGTATATCTTTCTTCTATGGAAGTGTATGGTACACCGGATCCGTTACTGGAAAGAGTGACGGAAAAAGAGTTAGGATATGTAGATCTGACCAGTGCAAGGAGTTGTTATCCGGAAGGAAAGAGGCTGTGTGAATGTCTGTGTGCAGCTTATTCATCCGAATACAAATTGCCGGTTCGAATTGCGCGACTGGCTCAGACATTTGGAGCGGGAGTCTCCGGAGAAGATAACCGTGTTTATGCTCAGTTTGCAAGGAGTGCGATCCACGGAGAAGATATTGTTCTGCATACAGCAGGAACATCAGAAGGAAATTATTGCTATATCCGGGATGTGGTTGCGGCATTATTACTTCTTGGAACTTGTGGAAGTGATGGGGAGGCTTATAATGTGGTAAATGAGGAATCTCATATGCAAATCCGGGAAATGGCAATGTTGGTAGCAGATCAGGTAGCACAAGGAAGAATTAAAACCCGGATTGAGATTCCGGAAACAGATTGCGGATATGCTCCTTCTGTGAAAATGCATCTCAGTGGAGAAAAGTTAAGAAAATTAGGATGGAAACCACAAATAGGTATGAGAGAAACCTATGAACGAATGATAGCAGATATGATAGCAGAATAA
- a CDS encoding flippase, translated as MKKKKRPDIRVNFVFNAIKSVMVIVFPLISFPYISRVLGVEGLGKFQYCYSVISYFILFASLGISTYAVREAAKRREDKNKFSQLVKEIFTINLITTAIVYLVLLIFFVSGAFTGREKIMLVCSLCIIGSTLCVDWLYQALEQYVYISIRTIVLQILSLVLTFLLIKSEKDVLTYTALYVFSTYGYCFLNLFQMRKYVNFRVTGKLQLKKHLRPIIVIFGATLSVSIYMNMDTVMLGAICGDYQVGLYSAAVKINNVVKIIINSISVVLLPRLVEYIAKGQKEEYEKLFKRGAELNLFLSTASTAGLFVLIRPIILLFSGKDYLPAMWTGRVLALRLVFSALDNIFYNQVLIPTENENKALIGTAAGAVSNLILNAILIPQYQEMGAAIATVISETVVFVYFICATRKIIRLRIILGGAPKFLVASGIMGFVINYLMKYINGAFLQLLVLVPVGALIYIVILGVIYLVGKGNIDNLRYRK; from the coding sequence ATGAAGAAAAAGAAAAGACCTGATATTCGGGTTAATTTTGTATTTAATGCTATTAAATCCGTGATGGTGATCGTGTTTCCCTTGATTTCTTTTCCTTATATTTCAAGAGTTTTAGGAGTAGAGGGGCTGGGGAAATTTCAATACTGTTATTCAGTGATCTCCTATTTTATCTTATTTGCATCTCTGGGAATCAGTACTTATGCAGTCAGAGAAGCAGCAAAGCGCAGAGAAGATAAGAATAAGTTTTCGCAATTAGTAAAAGAAATTTTTACGATTAATTTGATAACAACAGCTATTGTTTATCTGGTGTTACTCATATTCTTTGTGTCGGGAGCTTTTACGGGAAGAGAAAAAATCATGCTCGTATGTAGCTTGTGTATTATCGGAAGCACCCTATGTGTAGATTGGCTGTATCAGGCATTGGAACAATATGTATATATTAGTATTCGAACGATCGTATTACAGATACTATCATTGGTATTGACTTTTCTGTTAATTAAATCAGAAAAGGATGTTCTGACATATACAGCCCTTTATGTTTTCTCGACTTATGGCTATTGTTTTCTGAATTTGTTTCAGATGCGAAAATATGTGAATTTCCGTGTGACCGGAAAGTTACAACTGAAAAAACATCTGCGTCCGATTATAGTGATTTTTGGCGCGACCTTGTCGGTGTCAATTTATATGAATATGGACACGGTTATGTTGGGCGCTATTTGTGGTGATTATCAGGTTGGACTATATTCGGCGGCTGTAAAGATCAATAATGTTGTAAAGATTATAATCAATTCAATTAGTGTAGTGCTTCTTCCGAGACTGGTAGAATATATAGCAAAAGGACAAAAAGAAGAATATGAAAAACTCTTTAAAAGAGGTGCCGAATTGAATTTGTTTTTATCAACAGCAAGTACGGCAGGATTATTTGTACTGATTCGTCCGATTATTTTACTGTTTAGTGGAAAAGATTACCTTCCGGCAATGTGGACGGGGCGGGTGCTGGCCTTGCGTTTGGTGTTTTCGGCACTGGATAATATTTTTTATAATCAGGTATTGATACCGACAGAAAATGAGAATAAAGCATTGATTGGAACAGCAGCAGGAGCTGTATCGAATTTAATTTTGAATGCGATTCTAATTCCGCAATATCAGGAGATGGGAGCTGCAATTGCCACAGTGATTTCCGAGACAGTTGTCTTTGTTTATTTCATTTGTGCAACCAGGAAGATTATACGACTTCGAATTATTCTTGGCGGAGCGCCAAAATTTTTGGTGGCGTCAGGAATTATGGGGTTTGTGATTAATTATCTTATGAAATATATTAATGGCGCGTTTTTGCAGTTATTAGTATTGGTGCCGGTAGGAGCATTGATTTACATTGTGATTTTAGGTGTGATTTATTTGGTGGGAAAAGGAAATATAGATAATCTAAGATATAGAAAATAA